In Setaria italica strain Yugu1 chromosome I, Setaria_italica_v2.0, whole genome shotgun sequence, the genomic window AATCCCTCTAGATTTGGAAAAGTTGCGGGATATTCCTCTCAAGCAAAGGATGACCATAGAAGATGTGTCTAGTAAACTTGGTATTAGCAAATCTAGGATACAAAGGTATTTGAAAAGGGGTTTCATTAGACgccactctagtagcatcaaaccTTACCTCACTGATGATAACAAGAAGACTAGGTTGAAGTGGTGCATTGACATGATTGATCAAGGTTTGCTTGATGATCCAAAGTTCAAGGATTTGTTTGACTTTGTGTTTATTGATGAGAAGTGGTTCTACCTCACTCAAAAATCAGAGAGGTACTACTTGCTACCCGAGGAAGATGAACCACACCGCCTTTGCAAGAACaagaactacatccctaggATCATGTTCTTATGTGTATGTGCTCGGCCACGATTTAGAAATGGAGTATGTGTGTTTGATGGCAAAATAGGTTGCTTTCCACTAGTCAATTTTGAACAAGCTATTAGAGGAAGCCACAACCGTCTTCGTGGAGAGGAAGTAATCAAACCAATTCAATCAATCACAAGGGATGTGATAAGAGATTTCATGATAAATAGAGTGTTGCCCGCAATTAGAGCAAAGTGGCCAAGAGAAGATGTCAACAAGCCAATATTCATTCAACAAGATAATGCTCCATCTCATTTAAAAGTTGATGATCCTCATTTTTGTGCGGTTGCAAAGCAAGATGGGTTTGACATTAGACTTATATGTCAACCACCCAATTCTCCAGATTTTAACATTCTAGATTTGGGGTTTTTTCGAGCTATTCAAGCCATTCAAtacaagaaagatgctaaaaCAATTAAAGATCTAATTCCAGCCGTGCAAGAGGTAAATGATCATCCATTCGATTGATTAAATTTATCTTGAACAACTAAATTGATCTTGAACAACTAAAGTACTCTACTCACTACAATCTGTTTTTTGTAGGCATTTTTGGAGTACTGTCCAAAGAAAGCAAATAGGATCTTTGTCACACTACAAACTGTTTTGAAGGAAGCAATGAAGGTAAAAGGTTGCAACAAAATCAAGATTCGTCACATGAACAAACAAGCACTAGAGAGGGAAAAGAGGCTGCCATTGCAAATCCCTTGTGAAGCTTCATTGCTAGCCGAATCACTTGCTAGTCTTCCTGTAACAAATTAGAAGATGCAAGTTTATGCAAATTATTAGATGAGTGTATCTTAGGTTTGCAATGGCCAAATTGAGAGATGCTGTACTGTACCTTAGTGCTCTTTGTTTGCTGCTTCTTAATATGCTCTTCCACCTTCTTCAAAACGTCATCAGTCAACTTGATTCTAGTACCATCCATTTCAAGTTTGGCCACATCAGGAATATAGAACTCGCAATCGAATTTGTCCATTAGATGGAACCACTTTACTGGCATATCGTAATCTTCGTGTAGAAGTCCACAACGGCCACACCTGCGTGCGTTCCGGCGAGCTTGGTAGCAAGCTTCTCCGAAGACACCGCCAGCGTGGAACGTGCCACAGCGAGGGCATAGAGACTCGACGGAGTCAGGCTCGACGGAGTCGGGCACCATGTCGACTGAGTCTGCAACCATGTCGACAGAGGCCGCGACCTGCTCGACGGAGTCCGGCACCTCTTCGACGTCCACGAACGTCTCATCCGAGTCCGCGAACACCGACGAGGCCGCGACCTGCTCGACGGAGTCCGGCACCTCTTCGACGTCCGCGAACACCGACAAGGCCGCGACGGCGAGCACCTCCTCCGCAACGGACTCCGACgaggccgcgacggcgagcgcgcggcgagcggcgagcgcgcggcgagcAGCGAGCACGCGGCGAGCGCCCTGCGACGAGCGTACAGGCGAGCaagcggcgagcgcgcggcgcgctTCCGGCGAGCGTGTGGCGAGCGTCATGGCGAGCGTGCGGCGCGAGTGATCCATTCGTGGCGGCAAGGAACAGCAACGAACTCTAATAGCGAGTTGAGTGTGGAGAGGAAGATGAAGGAGCGAGCATGCTGTGGGAGATCGTGCTGAGGCAAATGAAGGAGTGGCGAGCGTGCTGAAGGCAGCTGCCAGCGTGAATCGAGGCGACGCAATTAATGGGGAGTGAAGACGGGCGGATGGGCGGACGGGCAATCGAAGCGAACGGGCGGCGTTGGCTAGGTGCAATCCAGTCCAAAGTTCACCCTGCCATGGCACAACGTCAAGTTTTGTAAAAACGGGCCAAAGGCCCAGAACGTCGACTTTTTTaagtacggagggagtatgtatctCCAACAAGCTCACGTGTGTTTCGCGCGCCAGGTGAAACCGTGGAAGGAGAGGCAGGGTGCAGGAATCGATGCCCAAATAGCACGTACCTAACTCCGTCCAAAACAGGTAGTCTTTCAGCAAATTTACTGGTGAGAAATGAGCATGTTATCCTACAAATTGTGATTGAAAGCTGAGCTGTTTATTTGTTTTTCCGGATCCAAATAAATGCATGCGGATTGTAATTGATTATTTGATTGGCTCGATGTACTTCtcaatatattttattttattattgtgAGCGTTTGCTTTACTCAGATGAGGTTCACTAAGATCTAGTAAAAGACCAATCTTTGTATGATAAAATTTGAAGGTTAGAAGAACATTTATTTTGTACTGGAGGGTGTAAATCGTTGTCACAGCCGATTGGAGACGCTTTGGCTTTGACACGGTCGTTCTTGGATTTCACTGCCGCACCGCGCGCGAGACGGTCATGGCCACTCCACTcgtgctgcaggctgcagctcgCCGTCGTGGGTAGAGTGATCCAGCGCACGCGCACCTCGTGTGGAAAGCAGCGAATCAACTGCTCCATGTGTCTACTGCGtttagaggaggaagaaaacgtCGTGACGTAACACTGAAACAAGATCTTTCTCCCAACATGGGACCCAAATAAATTAAGAAACTGCCTTGGCCCTCCCCTCCATTCTTCCTAACGCCCACGCtatctcttccttcttcctcccaccatGAGTCCATGAAGCCACCTCCAGATCCGTCGCCACCGGTGGCCGATTTCACCGCAGGTTAGTGCAAACGGACTATCCGCGCTTCTCTGCTTAACCTTTCTCCCTTTACAcacacccccacccccaccccctcgAAGATCTGGTCTCTGTTTGTGCATAATTTAAAACCACTAACATCGATCGCGTCATCGCCACCAGCTCCCTCGCGCGGCCGTGCTTGCCCCATGTTAACCCCGGTCAAGTTTCACCCGAGTAGACGGCGAGCCACCGCGTGTGGAAGGCAGCGAGGCACGTGTACCGTGCTGCTTGTGCTCGGACGGCGCGTAGTAAATTCTCCTGGCGCCAGACTGACAAAGATGACGCTGCGTGGTCTTCCGATCCCGGTGGGGACTGGGGAGATCAGAGCCGTCCGTTGGTTGCGTCCGCGCCCATATATGCCCATGGATGGCAGGGCTCCGCCGGCCACCCACAGTCAGAGAGCACGCCGTCTCCTCTGTCGGCTCCCCGCAAGTCTATGGGACGCCGCATCTGTAGGGTGTggtttcctttcttttcctcgCACGGTCGATGCGGCGTGGAGAGAGGGAGAGCTCGCATCGGGAAGGCAAGAGGAGTTTGCGTGTGGCGGTGGGAGCaggccgcgcggccgcggccgccgggtgGTGTGACTGATTTGACGCAGCTGCGCTGCCCTGCACCGTCCCTttggggtgtgtttggttactggaTTGGACTGGGTCGGAACGGGTTCGACCTCTTTCATCCCACGTTTGGTTGAAAAACGATGTGGAACGGGTTCAACCCAGATGGGAATATTCCCACTTGATCCGGGTCGAGCGGATTCCTCCAAAATGGACGGACCGCACGGACCCAGATGGATGCCATGCGGCTCCgtctcgcgctcgcccgcgcgcctccCTCGGTCGCCGCCGGTGCGCGGGGAGGAGCCGGCATCGCCGGGCGGGGaagaggcggtggtggcggggaggagCTGGCATCGCCGGGCGGGGGAGCAGGACGGCACACGGGTGGAGGCAGGGGCGTCGCCGGgcggaggcaggggcggcgtgcggaggccggctggggagagggagggaggggcagtggccggcggccggcgcaggaggagggagggatgagcggcgcgcggccggcgcaggagagggaggatggCCAGCGCGGCGtggggagcgggggcggcgaaggggcggcgcggggagcggGGGCCGcgaaggggcggcgcgggggtaGCCGgtccgaggaggaggcggcgcaggggaggtgggggccggcggtgcagggagccgccggcgggggccggcgcgccggtggccgggaaggagagaggaggaaggaagatggaagggaggggaaaagg contains:
- the LOC105914514 gene encoding uncharacterized protein LOC105914514 — its product is MSAFFPAFDLNVRLEEDDDGNLPIDLNEPVLEDENHGIDLNLPLDEFGAVDFDYVQNLTEQDGDAPVPLHQPKNDYSDRVRQQVYQALLMRSKNGKLGNHDTTIVSNQFGVKIRSVQRIWRQGKNKLSQNIPVVVPNLKKGRSGRKAIPLDLEKLRDIPLKQRMTIEDVSSKLGISKSRIQRYLKRGFIRRHSSSIKPYLTDDNKKTRLKWCIDMIDQGLLDDPKFKDLFDFVFIDEKWFYLTQKSERYYLLPEEDEPHRLCKNKNYIPRIMFLCVCARPRFRNGVCVFDGKIGCFPLVNFEQAIRGSHNRLRGEEVIKPIQSITRDVIRDFMINRVLPAIRAKWPREDVNKPIFIQQDNAPSHLKVDDPHFCAVAKQDGFDIRLICQPPNSPDFNILDLGFFRAIQAIQYKKDAKTIKDLIPAVQEAFLEYCPKKANRIFVTLQTVLKEAMKVKGCNKIKIRHMNKQALEREKRLPLQIPCEASLLAESLASLPVTN